The genomic DNA TGATATTATTACCCATCCCTAACATAGCGTTCATCTTTTTGAACCCTGTCAATATTAAATGattactctttttatttttttttttggttaaagaaaatatttttcattaattacttAATTCTCATTTTCGGAGAAGTGTTTGCTTGCCAACTTCTCTTGATCAGAAAACGCTGAATTACTATATATTTTCTCTGCAGGATGGTTGTATTGTATGCCCAACAACTGATAGCACATTTGATCTTCAGACTGGTGCCATCAAGGAATGGTATCCTAAGAATCCTGTGCTGAGAGTCCTCACACCTGCTTTGAGAAACCTATTTGTTTATCCAGTGAAGATTGACGAAGAGAATATTTACATCAGCATGGGAGGTGTGAGTTCTGACGCATCTGCAGAAATCATCTTTAGTGGAAAGGCTCAACCTGGTGTAACTGCATCTGATGTCAATGTTGATGAGGTAAAAAATGAGTTTACACTTAAATTACTCTAGCATGTCatccaaaaataatttagaggGGTGTGAATGTTACTTGATACTCTCcataaaatgttaattttgGGTAAATGTAGTAGTCCATGAAGCTTTCCTCCCCTGCATGTCTGCCGCGGAACCATGCATATCAAGTCCCCTGTTTTAATCTGTTTGCAGGTGAAAATGGTGGTTGATGAGGATGTAGGGGGCTTTGGATTCACGGGGAAGAATGAAGTGATAAATGGTAAGGCAGCTGTAATAGGCTTCCTGCTGCTGTTAGATTTTGAGCTCTTGACTGGTAAAGGGCTCCTCAAAGGAACAGGTTTCTTAGACTTCATTTATTCTATATCAAATGCTCTCAAGTAGATAACTCCAATTTCTTCAGCgtcaaatgataacaatttgtaAAAGCAGACAAATGACATGTTTGTTCAGTTAGACAacatttcttgttctttttttgtcttgtatttTTCTTCTGCAGTCTTACTGTTATTTTGGTTAACTATGTTGGTATCAGAAATCGGATTATGTTGATCTTTGTCTACATTATACTAGTGTATATATCTTTTATGCTGCACAAGCTTTTGTAGCAGAAGTAACAGGGTACGGCCATTAAAAGTTGAGACTATGTAAATGCATTAAGCAATATCAGTGTACttgaaattttccttttaatgcTATTCTTGCTCtttgaaaatgtcaaaaatgatGCTATAACTAGCCAAAATACTTGATGATTGTAACCTAGTACTTCTCTTAACGTTTGCAAAGGTAAAGATACACATTTTTTCTGTTGTTTTGGTAACATTCGGTGCAATTCATGCTCTCCTTTCTGCTTTCTGCAAGTGCATAATATCTCTGTTTCTCgtttaatagttaaaattgcACTCGTTTGCCAGCTAGATCCCTCTGTTAATTCCACTCATGGTCTCACGATTTGGGGTCTTAAAATTTGCTTCAACTTGCAGTTTTTCTATATATGCTGGGTCTGGTTGCCTTACTCTAATGTTTTTTATGCTCTGTTATCTCATGAAATGCAGGAGCCAGGAGTTTGGCTTTCTAATATCAGCCCCCTGGTAAATCCTAACATGCTTGTCTTGTGAAAATGCTAATTATTATGATACTTTGTGTGCGGGGATATGACTGGTAAGGGTTATGGTGTAGTAGATAAATTAACTTGGGTGTTGGTGAATGGCAGTGATcatataaaatatcactaataataaataactttGTTTACCTGGACCAATGGCAATTGGCAATGCCACCTGGTTCCGATCCGCACTCGGTGTTTCGATTCCTTGGTCCGTTGAAACCTGCgataaataaataacacaaaaacaGAGAACTACCCTAAAATGGACTCCAGAATAATGTCCAGtacttaaaaaggaaaaaaattaatgcaGAGTAATTAACAAAGAATCTACGAAAAATATTCGTGAGAGTAATTTAGTTAATAGATTATTGGGTTAGGGCTTATGTAAATGATGGTTTAATGTCCATACATATATAGGAGCTTGTAATTTCCAACTCTTCAGATGATCCTAACTTGATAAATGTTGGTTCTCTCATATTATCGTATTTATGAGTTTGGGTAGGACTATTTTTTGTCCCTCGTGGAATTTGGACTATTCATTCAAGAGTCATATCTAAGGATAGAAGAAGGTTGAACTGAGCTGAACGGAGTGAGTTGGCATGGCATAATAAAAGGTCAGAAGGAAGGccggcgggggggggggggggcaaggCAAACGTGTTTAACATCCCTAAAAAGTCTAAAATGAGAACTCATCTATGAAGGGTTGATTCTACAAGGGGAAACAAATACATTCGTTAGAGAGAGGCGGTGGGGCTCGAAGAATGAAGACTTCAACAGCCCGCCTCTCCCCTTTCAAATCAATAATGTGGAGCTGCCTTGAGTCACCTCTGAGCCGGCGGGGAGTGTGTGGTTGTGGTGGATGCACACGTGCTTTTCAAGACTTGAGAAATGACCCCAAAGTGAACTATCAGAATCATTTGACAATtgtttgcttttgtttttttttttttttcctatattttGTTGGCTTACAGCAGTTggggtgatatatatatatatatatattttatattatgtccaATAGTGACGGTGTCTGTCTTtaagtattataataattttattataataaaatagctGATATTATTATTGCTTGTCGTCTCAACGTGTTCGTTGACAAAcaaattcctttttttctttaaatgttATGAGGGCGATGACTTGATCAGCAGTCCCAAGTCACGTTGGCCACCAGCTGATTAACAGTTGGCTCCCTACCGACATCAATGTTGTTTTCAGACAAAGGATTTCcttaataattttcttgaatttgcTTCACGAAACTGGTGATAATGATGAGAAGAATGCGTTGATCACAAGGGAGACAAACAATCAGGCGGTGAGAATGGCGTAGAAGGATCATGTTGCTAATGAGAAGGAAGCATCGGTGACGAGGGAGGCAAATGGTGAGAGAGATGGATCGCAAAGGCAACAGTGGCGACCAGAGCCAGCCCAACAGAGTTGGGAGTTTTAGGCAAAAAGATTTGTCGAGGCCTTCAagtattaatttcttttataaaaaattaaataatacacttttttacataaatattttattattttattaaataaaaaaattaaaattcaatcaactacaaaatataataatctcttaataataataaattttcaactaaaatataatatttcaaagataagaaaaaaaaagccaaacaacttataacaataaacaaagaaaaacaaaattattttttcttgaaactttaAAAAGATAAGTGCGagcaaaaaattatacattcatgattattttatagaaataaataaaacaaaacattaaactaataatattaaaaagataaaatttatcaataatgAGCAActttttattctataaatatgTGGGTTTTATGGGATATTGGGATTTGGGAACACAAAAGCAatggttaaaaattaaaaaatggtcgagggaagttaaaaaaaaattataatgttttatatttaattttttaataaaatattaattattaaaaaataaaaaatatacataaatattataaatttttaaaatttggggccTCGTAATTTTGGAGGCCTAATGCCATGGCATACATGGCTTAAGGGTTGGGCCGGCCTTAGTGGCGACATCGATAGCTCTACCTTgacatgaaattcaaatataaaattatgcatCGGTGACGAGAGAAGCAAATGGTGAGAGAAATGGATCGTAAAGGCAAGAGTAACGACATCGATAGTTCTACCTTaacatgaaattcaaatatataattatttaaaaaaatttcttccaacaaaatcacgGAGAGTTAATCTAACATATATTTGTTGATCTTAATAATTTCACATTTATCAATATAAATCTCTTTTGATAACTCCACCTTCATCTAAATTCATCCATCCAAAATTACATGATCTTAACCTGCaatattgaaaatcaaaatattcttaTCCAATAATGAAATATCATACTTTAAGATCGCCaatacaaaaatcaaataaccccaaataatACCAAACGATCAATAAACAAAATTCTAATAGAAAACAACCCAAAATATCGGATCTAGGCAAAAATAGATCTGAATCTGGGTTGGCAGATTGGCTTGTCAGATATAGCCTAATGGGTAAACCCTGGGTTAACCAAATCTGAAGCAAGTCTAGACCTGGTGGTTCGGATCTAACTAGATCTGGATAAGGATCTGGGTGTGCTAAAACAATGGTCTTCTACAATGGAGAAACCCAATCGACAATGGCAGTTGTGTTGATGGATGACAAGTAGTAAGAAAGGATGATGGTCAACGGTAAAGAAGTAAGGTAACAAAGGCTAGTTGACAATCGATGGTGGAAAAAATAGCAGATCGAGAACAAGAAGCTCGACAATGATCGACAATGTTCTAATCGACGAAGGGGCGAACGGTGAAAGACAAACGACCGACAAGGTGGAGGAAGATGACTGCATCTGAAGCGACGGTGAGGGTAAGGGTGGTCAACGGTGAAGGCAGGGTTGTTGGCAATGGAGGACGAGGTAGACGTGCGGCAGCCAGGGCCGGCCTTGGGCTAGGGCCACCAGGGCTACAGCCCAGGGCCCATAATTGAAAGGGGCCCAAATTCctttataaatttatgaatatatatgtatattaaaaaaaaaaaaaaaaagcagcagAAATTGCTCTGCCAATGCCGCCCTCTCACGCAACCTAAAAGTTGAAACTCTGCCCAATGCTCATTTTTCctccctccttcttcttcttcttcttcttcttcattttgctGGTTATTTCTCCTTCACTGTTCTTCATTTTGCTGGTTATTTCTCCTTCACTGCTGACACACACTCGGTTAAGTTGCTGCTTCATTTTAGTGAGTAttttcatctatatatatattctgttctttatatatattagaaaagCAATATGGTAGCAAGTTGATAAATGCATAAAAGAGGAAGCAAAGATGATGAAATCAGTGTCATGGCTTCCTGGGTTTGAACTTTGATTGGTTGTTAGGAGTATTTAAATCATATTAGTTAaacccattattattattatttgctaTAAGCTGATGATTAGAGCATTAATTAAGCTTGTGGCTTGTGGCCAGTCGTTGAAGTTGAAGTTGAACTGTTGAAGTTGgtgtcatttaatatatatatatatatatatatatattactattacACTGTATCTGTAGTATGTGTGTGTTCTCTGCAACTGTATatattgtatgtgtgtgtgttttccgTGAGCGTGACTgtgtataatattatatgtgtgtgcaGTGTGTGTTTTGTGATTATGTAAGTGTAATGTGTATcagtgtatataatatataattgtatatacaTTGGAATTATATGTGTGTACATTGGAATATATTATTCATACTGTTTCCATTCCATTTGAACTATATATTCGATGTTGTTGTATAGTATGAagcaagtttttattttatttttgttaaaattagtaTGGTTTCTGTTTGGTTTTTATTTGGATTTGGTTTCTTTAAGTGTTATTAACCTCAAGCATATAAGGAAATagtctttaaaattttcttttatttactctataaatatcaaaactggtgcttacaaaattatttatatcaataatatGGCATATTGCATTAAGGCATATGAATATCTTAAAGTtaatagctaatttgaaattttggctttgttttgaaaattataaattatgaacACTCGTTATTGGCAATTTactattcttttatttacttacagatttattaatttaattcataggtttgtttgaatgtattgtgaaatttatgtttatatttatttgactgTATTATTgaacttatgtttattgtttatatttgaattattttgaatgcatttgacttattcttctttattatttgattcaACAGAAAACTTGATTGGGATTCTTGTTCTTTATAATTGGAAGTTTCAAGTGGAAGAAAATATGCTCAAAATCCAGGTTTTATTGttctttgttaattagttttatttttttttattgtgttgtgtttattataaaaattaaaaaatgtttccTAAGAAACAACTTTCCAGAAATCTCAagagacaaagaaagaaaaaagaagaagaaattgctcAAAGTTTAAGAGgatctttgaataaatattttgttaaacaaatCAATACTTCActtgaaaatttagatgaaaatttaccaaatgaatgtGAACAACCAATTCAATTGGAAGAATTAGTAGAAAATGAGAATGAAGGGAATGAAGAAATTTGTGAtcaagatgaaaatgaaaatattgatgaaTCTTGCCATGAAAATGAATGTCCTGAaacaagatttgatttgaacattTATGATCCACGAGTTTGGGATAATCTTGATGCAAAAATGAGAGATTTACTTGTAGAAAAAGGTCCCATAAGAGAAACTAATTTCAAATTCCCCATGGACGAACACAATAgacatttttcttcaaattattatATTCGTATGTTACCAAATGGGGAAACTAAGGATCGAAAATGGCTAGTGTACTCAAAGGAGTTGGATAGAGTGTTTTGTTTCTGTTGTAAGTTGTTTAAAACAATGAATTCTAGAAGTCAGTTAACTAGTGAAGGAACTAGAGATTGGAAACATCTTGGTGAGAAGCTTAAACAACATGAAAGCAGTATTGAACACCTCACTAACTTGAGGTCTTGTATTGAATTGCAAATCAGattgaaaacaaatcaaacaattgATACAGAATTACAAGAGTTAATCAAGAAAGATACACTACACTGGAAAAATGTTATTGTCAGAATCATTGCTATTGTTAAATGTCTTGCTACACATAATTTAGCTTTTCGTggaacaaatgaaaaaatttatgaaaatggtAATGGTAACTTTTTAGGCATacttgaaatgattgcagagtTTGATCCAGTAATGCAACACCATTTTCAACTCATTCAAGATAAAAAGattcattatcattatcttagtcataaaattcaaaatgagttgaTAGCTATTTTAGCATCAAATGTTAAACATGCaatcattgaaaaaataaaaacggctaaatatttttcagtcaTTCTTGATTGTACTCCTGATGCAAGTCACAAAGAACAAATGACTTTAATATTGAGGTGTGTCGATGTTTCAAGTACTCCAATAAATATAGAAGAGTACTTTCTAGAGTTTTTAAATGTGGAAGATACATCTGGATTaggaatttttaatgaattgcaAAATGTAATTGAGTCCCTTACACTTAATATTGATGATGTGAGGGGACAAGGTTATGACAATGGCtctaatatgaaaggaaaaaatttagGTGTACAAAAAAGATTACTTGATATAAATCCTAGAGCATTTTACATGCCATGTGGTTCTCATTGTCTCAACTTAATAGTTTGTAATATGGCAAATTCAAGTGTTAAAGCAAAATCTTTTTTTGGAGCATGTCAATGCATATATACGGTATTCTCTAATTCAACAAAGGGATGGAATGTGTTACTTGATTACATAGATGGTTTGACTTTGAAATCATTGTCAACTACACGTTGGGAAAGTCATATTGAAAGTGTCAAAGCAATAAAATCTCAAGTTTCCCAAATCAGAGAAgctttatttaaattaacagAAATTAGTGAAGATGCCAAATTGAGTAGGGATGCTCAAAGTTTAGCATCAGGAGAGCtttcaagttttgaatttatattaagtTTGGTTATTTGGCATGACATTTTACATAAGATTAACTTAGTTagtaaaaaattacaatctgaAGACATGCGTCTTGATGCTGCTGTAAGGCAACTAGAAggacttgttttattttttgaaaactatagaATAAATGGGTTTATTTCTGCTATGATTGATGCTAAAGAAATTTCCCTTGATATGGGAATTGAGCCTGTATTTCCCAAAAAACGTCAAGTTTGTAGAAAAAGGCATTTTGATGAGGTTTCCAATAGTGATAGGGAACAACAATCAGCTGAAGAATCATTTagaattgattattttcttgttatagTGGATATTGCTCTTGGTGAATTGAAGAGTAGGTTTGAACAATTGCATTGTTTTGAATCTATTTTTGGGTTCTTATTTGATGCTGTAAAGTTGACTTCGTTTCATGATGATGAATTGAAAAGCTTTTGTGTGAATCTTGAAAATGCTTTAAAACATGGTGATGTTTTTGATGTTGATGCAAGAgacttattttcagaattacagGTGTTGCAAGTGATGTTACCAAAAGAAGCATATGAAACAGATAAACCATGGACATCTATTAAAATTCTTGAGTTTGTAAAGAGTGTGGATATGTTTCCTAATGTAATGGTTGCTTATAGGGTATTATTGACTATACCTGTGACTGTGGCATCTGCTGAAAGaagtttttctaaattaaaattattaaaatcttaCTTGCGGACCACCATGACTCAAGATAGATTAAATGGATTAGCGATATTATGCATTGAAAAAGATATGTTAGAAAACATTAAATATGATAgtataattgatgattttgcatataaaagtgcaacaagaagacattttaaatgatgttttgtggttgagatttcattgttatttttattttgtaggtatatttgatgattttttttgctTCGTTTAATTGTGGAGgatgaaaggaagattgatcaaatcaagaaatgtTTATGGAGATTCAGGAGGAAGTATGTAAactcaaatatgtaatttttgttttttaatgcaATGTTTACAATACGGggtattctttttccttcatttgagGTTTTATccgattgaatttttttcaaacaagaTTTTAATGAAGTCCCAAAGTATTatttcttatcttttgtaaatttttataattttaataaaattaattaattaataatttttatttttttatttaatttatataaaagggCACATTTGATAAAATTTGCCCTGGGCCTTAAAAATCCCAGGACCGGCTCTGGCGGCAGCGACGGGGGTTGAACGTGTTAGGCAACCTGAAACTAACTGATGCAGATTCAACGGTTAAGATCTATCAAATGTTGATAGTTTGATCCAATAGTTCTGATactaatttattacaaaattgaaTCGACAACAAACcccaatcaaaccaatcaaccacaCATGAACAcagaatttaatgtaaaaaaactcaaattgaaaaaaatcacgggtaaaaagaacaaaatatcactaactaAATATTGATAATACAAAAGTAATATAGGTACAACTAATTTCAGAGTATTGTacatctatttatagaattaaaatcatctataaatgtacATAAAAAATCATATCTTAATCAGAAAATGATTCTATATTCctctaaatgaaataaatttcacataaaatcgaatttgacaacatcataatcatagtcaaattcaaaatcatatacacaattaaattaagagttttaatctcaatcaaatttgaatcaCGGGTCACAATTATAACAGATAGCAAGATGGATGAATGTCGTAGGCGACATCGATGGTAAGAGGGACATATGCTAGAAATGGCATTGATGGCGAGGGGACAAAGATGGTAAGATGACCTAAGGTTAACaaatcaataaattgaaaagaaatgaaaagattCAAGACTAACCCTGAACCAAGCTTAGAGACATAAATTTTTCATCACTAATTTCATCTTTGAGATAATTTTTTCCTAAAGATagaaaattttcatctctaaattcgTTTATAATAAAAGTCAAATTGAGCCACGAGTTTATTTGTAAATTGAATTGAGCTGAACTTTATCTTGTTTAAGttataaattgaaattcaacTTGTTTATAACATGAggttaaaataaacaaatttttacTGATTTGAATACCGAGCTCCTCAAAGGTGACCAAAGCCTTTAAAGGTAAGGCAAAAGTCACCTTACcaataaattaaagatagtaattaaattaaaaaattaactatggGTTTtgaatactatttataatatttatttataacttaattttaaactcaattaattaaaaataagtattatttttttatcaatactattaattaaaaatatttaaaatattatctttgattaattcctcaattaatccctcaatcaatcaaaaataaatattatttttgaagaatatgaataaacaacttaaactattaattaagttatagaaaattacttatttgtataaaataaaaataatttttatttaatacttattattccaaaataattGGAGATCTCCTATAAAGTATCTTGGaagtttttattataaattaaataaatattattaatagaaaatttgaatagacaatttaaattattaattaagtaatgtatagatatataatttctcaatgaattaaaaataagtatttttttataaatattattaatcaaaaatatttataatattatttttgattaattcctcaattattaaaaaataaatattaatgtatgagttttttaatgttaattaagatttaatagaTCATATTTGCAAGACTatgcaagaaaattaatacatagtgaaagaaaaataagtcaaaattcatatttttaaagttttgttatcatgcaaaaattaaatttcaagatcaaaaatcaaaaattaaatttttaattagtattgaaaaatccatgttTCCTTACATTttgaagttttaatttatatttatatttataatttataaataaataaataatataataaataattttattttaataattaatcaataacaaagcatgagtttttcaatagtaattaagatttaaaatattatattttcaagattaatatataattttttttatattaattaaaatttaagttttaaatttattgtaattacaCCCGTGTGCATTGCACGGGTGaacattaattttttcttaaagataaaataatttcatctctaaattcATCTATAATAAAAGTCAAATTGAGCCACGAGTTTATTTGTAAATTGAATTGAGCTAAACTTTATCTTGTTTAAAttctaagggtgtgtttgatagcatttactTGAAAAGGAAAGTGTTTTCTAACTtgtatgaaaaacaaaaatcatctctctcttaaataaatttttcatgaaaaatagtcaaaaatatGCTTTAATGGTTACATCATGAAATtgaattccataaaaaatatagtgtgtcaaacactaaatataaaatttaattctttgaaTTTGACATTTTCTATACATTTTTcatacaatcaaacacatcttaattaaaattcaagtcaTTTATAACACgagattaaaataaacaaatttttattGACTTGAATACCGACCTCCTCAAAGGTGACCAATGCCTACTCATCTGCAGTTTAAAGGTAGGGCAAAAGTCACCCCTCCAGAAAAGctcaatttttttagtttgaccGACCAAAACATTGATGTGAAAGTTCAAGTTGCAAGTTGTAACTAGTGGCTGAAGtctctttaatattttacagtatgttaatattaattaataaaatataatacagtTACTTCCTTTATATGGGAGATAAAAAGTCTTTGATACTGCAATGttgtattataataataaaattaatgtttgATAATTAAGTGTGGCATTATGtttaataataaagtaataaatgagtcattttttgttttttgtttttattttaaaacaactTAACTTGtgtttctataaataagtagtTGTGGTTTAGAAATAAAAGTGTGCTTTTACCAAACATTGGTTTTCTAAaacttaaccaaaaaaaaataataataataataataaaaaaagcaATACCAAAAGGCTTAAAGTTTCATAATAAAAATGAGGgaaaacattaataaataattttattatttttaatattatgactTATCTGTAACATATTGGAAACCTTAtgtaataaaaacaaaaagaaggggGGGCCTAGATGTAACGtatccataattaaattctaccTGCCCCTGGTCATGGAGGAAGACCcgatttgaaaaattcaaaaaggaaATCATTTATCTATAATAATTAAGTCTATCCATTAACTAGATTGCCGCTTCATTAACCTATGGGTAACCTAATCCATCAAATTGCAGGGCACGGTCCTCGCTCCCATTGGTTCCATGCCTTGACCTTATTAATTGTACCGTCTTTGacctttgaaaattttgacttttgaaGCCAGGTCAAAATCTTTCACTTCCTTCATCTCCACCATAAAAGCCTGCCATCTTTCCATCAGGCTTTCCGCACAGAGGGAACGAAGATGAGCAGCTCCAGCGAAGGTAGCGGCAGCTCGACGACAGCCGATCCGACCAAATCATACAGAGGTGTCCGGCGCCGAAAATGGGGGAAGTGGGTATCCGAAATTCGCGTTCCGGGGACCCAAGAGCGCCTCTGGCTCGGTTCCTACTCGATGCCCGAGGCCGCCGCCGTGGCCCATGACATTGCGTCGTACTGTCTCCGGGGGCCGGCGTCACTCCAGAAGCTTAACTTTCCGTTGACTTTGCCTGCCGGGGCTCGGCCTGGGATGTCGCCGAAGTCCGTGCAGAAGGCGGCGTCGGACGCCGGCATGGCCGTGGATGCCCAGTTTGCGATGAAGCAATCGAACGGGAGCGCTCGTAATGATCAAGTTGATGTTGCAGATCAGCAGAGTAGTTCGGATTACCATTTTCAGAGCGAGTCGAGATCGCAGGGGGAGGCTTTGAACATTTCGGTGGAAGATTATCTGTGAAGTGTTCTTCATGTATTGGATTGGTTGGATGATCCATAAGAGTCTTGCAGTAACAATTAATTGTCAGCTAGGCTAGCGATATTGTCAGCATGCATATTACCTCCTGATCATGCATGCaaaatgtttatatatacatgataGAGTACTGCTGCTAATTAATTCATAGTTAATTACAGAccaatattacatatatatatatatattgttcatcATCACGTGTTCATTCATTTCATGGCATGGGCTAGCCGTTGAATTTATCATCATGATGTGCCCAAACAAGGGGAC from Diospyros lotus cultivar Yz01 chromosome 4, ASM1463336v1, whole genome shotgun sequence includes the following:
- the LOC127800683 gene encoding uncharacterized protein LOC127800683; this encodes MATAAPKLTSGILSVPSPPNPPKPPLLLPLRRPILAPGNPSPIVLSTISRRKTACRAAEVPVAEESSASGDERKSWVPVVPVAALPKGERRVIIQEGETILLLWYKDEVFAIENRSPAEGAYSEGLLNAKLTQDGCIVCPTTDSTFDLQTGAIKEWYPKNPVLRVLTPALRNLFVYPVKIDEENIYISMGGVSSDASAEIIFSGKAQPGVTASDVNVDEVKMVVDEDVGGFGFTGKNEVINGKAAVIGFLLLLDFELLTGKGLLKGTGFLDFIYSISNALK
- the LOC127800383 gene encoding ethylene-responsive transcription factor ERF020 — encoded protein: MSSSSEGSGSSTTADPTKSYRGVRRRKWGKWVSEIRVPGTQERLWLGSYSMPEAAAVAHDIASYCLRGPASLQKLNFPLTLPAGARPGMSPKSVQKAASDAGMAVDAQFAMKQSNGSARNDQVDVADQQSSSDYHFQSESRSQGEALNISVEDYL